One part of the Gemmatimonadales bacterium genome encodes these proteins:
- a CDS encoding RNA polymerase sigma factor RpoD/SigA, whose translation MTIRARGKRRSLRPAQIARAVDEGRESLDLYLDEISRVPLLNREEEMALARRAFQGDILAQERLARHNVRFVVSVAKKFQNRGVPLVDLIGEGNLGLMTAARKFDPDRGVKFISYAVWWIRQAVQAAIARHGRPVRVPLNRTADLSRLGKTTTYLKEQLGRMPTTDELARATGLTEEAVRSLSSLNTEAVRLDHPTREGDGNERMERFALAEQEQTDAHTMANSQSADIEAALDSLPPRDAKVLRLYFGLDDGQPRTLEEIGRMMGVTRERIRQLRDRALVRLREGETGEKLKDLVA comes from the coding sequence GTGACCATTCGTGCTCGCGGAAAGCGGCGGTCGCTCCGTCCGGCGCAGATCGCCCGGGCGGTCGATGAAGGCCGGGAGAGTCTCGATCTGTACCTGGACGAGATCTCGCGGGTCCCGCTGCTCAATCGTGAAGAAGAGATGGCGCTGGCGCGCCGGGCGTTTCAGGGTGACATCCTCGCCCAGGAACGGCTGGCACGGCACAACGTCCGCTTCGTCGTGTCCGTGGCCAAGAAGTTCCAGAACCGCGGCGTGCCGCTCGTCGACCTGATTGGCGAGGGGAACCTCGGCCTCATGACCGCGGCGCGGAAGTTCGATCCCGATCGCGGCGTCAAGTTCATCTCGTACGCCGTCTGGTGGATCCGCCAGGCGGTCCAGGCGGCGATTGCCCGTCATGGCCGTCCGGTTCGGGTGCCGCTCAACCGTACGGCGGATCTGTCGCGCCTCGGCAAGACCACGACGTATCTCAAGGAACAGCTCGGGCGGATGCCCACCACCGACGAGCTCGCCCGCGCCACCGGGTTGACCGAGGAAGCGGTTCGTTCGCTGTCGTCGCTCAACACCGAGGCGGTCCGTCTCGATCATCCGACGCGCGAAGGCGATGGCAACGAGCGGATGGAGCGCTTCGCGCTGGCCGAGCAGGAACAGACCGATGCGCACACGATGGCGAATTCGCAGAGCGCCGACATCGAAGCCGCACTCGATTCGCTGCCGCCGCGCGACGCCAAGGTCCTGCGCCTCTACTTCGGGCTCGACGACGGCCAGCCGCGTACCCTCGAGGAGATCGGCCGGATGATGGGCGTCACGCGGGAACGGATCCGCCAGTTGCGCGATCGTGCTCTCGTTCGCCTGCGCGAAGGTGAGACCGGCGAAAAGCTCAAGGATCTCGTCGCATGA
- a CDS encoding NAD(P)(+) transhydrogenase (Re/Si-specific) subunit beta yields MNIRELITQVTYLAASVFFILGLRSLTHPDRARSGMNQAAIGMLLAIVGTLVQQQIVTYEWIIVGLIVGTLIGIPMGTKVPMTAMPQQIAISHGFGALAATLVGVNEFIVQGFGAGISHGTMVALGFETLFGALTVTGSIMAFGKLQELLPGRPITWPLQNATSIGLLAVTLGLFVWLVINPANPMAFWAMIGVSLLIGVLFVVPIGGADMPVVVSLLNSYAGLAAAATGFAIGNNVLIIAGALNGASGFLLSILMSKAMNRSFANVLFGAFGGQAVAASTTSSAGLTVRSISAEDAAVQLAYASRVIVVPGYGLAVAQAQHVVQELAEQIEKRGGDVKYAVHPVAGRMPGHMNVLLAEANVPYDKLLDMEEINPQFEQCDVALVVGANDVVNPAARTDPSSPIYGMPILNVDKARSVIVLKRGMSAGFAGIENALFYEPRTSMLFGDAKASLTRLVTEIKAL; encoded by the coding sequence GTGAACATTCGCGAACTGATCACTCAGGTCACCTATCTCGCGGCGTCGGTCTTCTTCATTCTCGGCCTGCGATCACTGACTCATCCCGATCGTGCCCGTAGCGGGATGAATCAGGCCGCGATCGGCATGTTGCTCGCCATTGTCGGGACGCTGGTGCAGCAGCAGATCGTGACATACGAATGGATCATCGTGGGGCTCATCGTCGGCACGCTCATCGGCATTCCGATGGGGACCAAGGTGCCGATGACCGCGATGCCGCAGCAGATCGCTATCTCGCACGGCTTCGGCGCGCTCGCGGCGACGCTGGTCGGCGTCAACGAGTTCATCGTCCAGGGTTTCGGCGCAGGGATCAGCCACGGGACGATGGTCGCCCTCGGTTTCGAGACGCTCTTCGGCGCGCTCACCGTCACCGGCTCGATCATGGCGTTCGGGAAGCTGCAGGAACTCCTCCCCGGCCGCCCGATCACCTGGCCGCTGCAGAACGCCACCAGCATCGGGCTCCTCGCCGTCACCCTCGGCCTCTTCGTCTGGCTGGTGATCAATCCCGCCAACCCGATGGCGTTCTGGGCGATGATCGGCGTGTCGCTGCTGATCGGCGTCCTCTTCGTGGTGCCGATCGGCGGCGCCGACATGCCGGTGGTCGTCTCGCTCCTCAATTCGTACGCCGGCCTCGCCGCCGCCGCGACGGGCTTTGCCATCGGCAACAACGTGCTGATCATCGCCGGCGCACTCAACGGCGCGTCGGGTTTCCTCCTGTCGATCCTGATGTCGAAGGCGATGAACCGGTCGTTTGCCAACGTCCTCTTCGGGGCATTCGGCGGCCAGGCGGTGGCGGCGAGCACGACGTCGTCGGCCGGTCTCACGGTGCGCAGCATCTCCGCCGAAGACGCCGCCGTGCAGCTGGCGTATGCCTCACGCGTGATCGTCGTGCCGGGGTACGGTCTCGCGGTGGCCCAGGCGCAACATGTGGTGCAGGAGCTCGCCGAACAGATCGAGAAGCGCGGCGGCGACGTGAAGTATGCCGTGCATCCGGTGGCGGGACGGATGCCGGGCCACATGAACGTCCTTCTCGCCGAAGCCAACGTGCCGTACGACAAGCTCCTCGACATGGAGGAGATCAACCCCCAATTCGAGCAGTGCGACGTGGCGCTGGTGGTCGGCGCCAACGACGTCGTCAACCCCGCCGCGCGGACCGACCCATCCTCCCCGATCTATGGCATGCCGATCCTCAATGTGGACAAGGCGCGAAGCGTCATCGTGCTGAAGCGGGGGATGAGTGCCGGATTCGCCGGGATCGAAAACGCCCTCTTCTACGAGCCCCGGACGTCGATGCTCTTCGGCGACGCCAAGGCCTCGCTTACCCGCCTCGTCACCGAGATCAAAGCGCTGTAG
- a CDS encoding NAD(P) transhydrogenase subunit alpha — translation MSATAVIQIYVFVLAAFLGYQVIMRVPPLLHTPLMSATNAISGISLVGSIVAAGSGDHRISNILGCIAVACAMVNVVGGFAITDRMLKMFRHKPSEPKRPESGT, via the coding sequence ATGTCCGCAACCGCCGTCATCCAGATCTACGTGTTCGTGCTGGCAGCGTTCCTCGGCTACCAGGTGATCATGCGTGTCCCGCCGCTGCTGCACACCCCGCTCATGTCGGCCACCAACGCCATTTCGGGGATTTCACTGGTCGGCTCGATCGTCGCCGCCGGATCCGGCGATCACCGGATCAGCAACATTCTCGGCTGCATCGCCGTGGCGTGCGCGATGGTCAACGTCGTCGGCGGCTTCGCCATCACCGATCGCATGCTCAAGATGTTCCGGCACAAACCCTCCGAGCCGAAGCGCCCGGAGTCCGGCACGTGA
- a CDS encoding NAD(P) transhydrogenase subunit alpha, which yields MHVGVLKETAARERRVALTPDAVVRLVKAGDIVTVERGAGAAAWFDDAAYATAGANLADPRDVAQADVVCKVQRPAPGEVDVLRRGSVLIALAGREPSAPVETLTANGITLLALEKVPRSTRAQSMDVLSSQATVAGYKATLIGAGALGRFLPMLTTAAGSLTPAKILVLGAGVAGLQAIATARRLGGIVTGFDVRPAAAEEVKSLGAKFLAPEAVAADAATAGGYAKELAQDQQQRVLAAIAGAIGPMDLVISTAAIPGRPAPQLITTAMVESMKSGSVIIDVSAETGGNCELTRPGETVEHNGVTIIGPLNLPSTMPIHASQMFARNVITLLDLLRKDGKLLLNLDDDIVKAMVT from the coding sequence ATGCACGTCGGAGTTCTGAAGGAGACCGCTGCGCGCGAGCGCCGGGTTGCGCTCACCCCCGACGCGGTCGTGCGCCTGGTCAAGGCGGGTGATATCGTCACCGTCGAACGCGGCGCCGGAGCAGCGGCATGGTTCGACGACGCCGCGTATGCAACCGCCGGCGCCAATCTCGCCGATCCGCGCGACGTCGCTCAGGCCGATGTGGTCTGCAAGGTGCAACGCCCGGCGCCGGGAGAGGTCGACGTTCTGCGGCGCGGCTCCGTACTGATCGCCCTCGCCGGCCGCGAACCGTCGGCGCCGGTGGAGACGCTCACAGCCAATGGCATCACCCTCCTCGCCCTCGAGAAGGTTCCGCGCTCGACGCGGGCGCAATCGATGGACGTCCTGTCGTCGCAGGCCACGGTTGCCGGGTACAAGGCGACGCTGATTGGCGCCGGCGCGCTGGGACGATTCCTTCCGATGCTGACGACCGCCGCCGGCTCGCTCACCCCGGCGAAGATTCTCGTCCTCGGTGCCGGCGTCGCCGGTCTCCAGGCAATCGCGACGGCGCGTCGTCTCGGTGGCATCGTGACCGGTTTCGACGTCCGTCCCGCGGCTGCCGAGGAGGTGAAGTCGCTCGGCGCAAAATTCCTCGCCCCCGAAGCTGTCGCCGCCGACGCCGCGACAGCGGGCGGATACGCGAAGGAGCTGGCGCAGGATCAGCAGCAGCGCGTACTCGCCGCGATCGCGGGCGCCATCGGTCCAATGGACCTGGTGATCTCGACCGCCGCGATTCCGGGACGTCCCGCGCCGCAGCTGATCACCACGGCGATGGTCGAATCGATGAAGTCGGGATCGGTGATCATCGACGTGTCGGCGGAGACCGGCGGCAACTGCGAGCTGACTCGCCCCGGCGAAACGGTCGAGCACAACGGCGTCACGATCATCGGCCCGCTCAACCTGCCGAGCACCATGCCGATCCATGCCTCGCAGATGTTCGCGCGCAACGTGATCACCCTGCTCGACCTGCTGCGCAAGGACGGAAAGCTCCTGCTCAATCTCGATGACGATATCGTGAAAGCGATGGTGACCTGA
- a CDS encoding homoserine kinase: protein MHQTATACAPGSIGNVGPGIDIVGLAVAGLGDRVTLTRRSGTGITVVAAGHPDLPTDPARHSSAIAAAAVFRRARFNDGVDMVVEKGLPLSGGQGGSAASAIAGAVAANHLCDAKLDTISLLECGLEAESTVAGHHADNLAPALLGGLILIRSLDPIDLVQLPVPPQLRIVLVHPAQQLRTSTARAALPEMITREIALTQAANIAAMVAAAYLGDLALLGRSIDDRIAEPARRHLLPGFDDAKQASREAGALGCSISGAGPTVFALVDDDETGRRVGDAMVAAYQRAGVDATARVEKVDMNGTRNG from the coding sequence ATGCATCAGACCGCAACGGCGTGTGCACCGGGCTCCATCGGCAACGTGGGGCCCGGGATCGACATTGTCGGGCTCGCGGTGGCGGGGCTCGGCGACCGTGTCACACTGACCCGCCGCAGCGGGACGGGGATCACAGTCGTCGCCGCGGGACATCCCGATCTGCCGACCGATCCCGCGCGTCATTCGAGCGCCATTGCCGCGGCGGCGGTCTTCAGGCGCGCACGTTTCAACGATGGCGTCGACATGGTGGTCGAAAAGGGATTGCCACTCTCCGGCGGGCAGGGCGGCAGCGCGGCGTCGGCGATCGCCGGGGCGGTGGCGGCAAATCACCTCTGCGACGCGAAGCTCGACACCATTTCCCTGCTCGAATGCGGACTCGAAGCCGAATCGACGGTCGCGGGTCACCACGCCGACAACCTTGCACCGGCGCTGCTCGGTGGGTTGATCCTGATCAGGTCGCTCGACCCGATTGACCTGGTGCAGCTTCCGGTCCCGCCGCAGTTGCGCATCGTCCTGGTCCATCCGGCGCAGCAGCTTCGCACCAGCACCGCGCGCGCAGCGCTTCCCGAGATGATCACACGGGAGATCGCCCTCACGCAGGCAGCCAACATCGCGGCGATGGTTGCTGCGGCGTACCTCGGTGACTTGGCTCTTCTCGGGCGGAGCATCGACGATCGGATTGCCGAGCCGGCGCGCCGTCATCTCCTGCCCGGTTTTGACGATGCCAAGCAGGCGTCGCGCGAAGCAGGTGCCCTGGGCTGTTCGATCAGCGGCGCCGGGCCGACGGTCTTTGCGCTGGTGGATGATGACGAGACTGGCCGGCGCGTCGGCGACGCGATGGTTGCAGCATATCAGCGAGCCGGCGTGGACGCGACGGCACGAGTGGAGAAGGTGGACATGAACGGCACGAGGAATGGATGA
- the thrC gene encoding threonine synthase, with amino-acid sequence MTNAVSWQRCDDCGHEIGELERAERCPVCRGLLAVVHRVEIDGLRARLDANGSSSGVWRFGELIMPTGVQGAVSHPEGNTPLLERGDISRWTGVERLHLKHEGHNPTGSFKDRGMTVGVTQAKRIGARIVGCASTGNTSASMASYAAHAGLAALVLVPDGQVALGKLTQALAYGARTLLIEGDFDRCLALMQEASESLGVYLLNSINPYRLEGQKTIVFELLQQLRWDPPDWIALPAGNLGNTSAFGKAIEEAFAWGLIDRKPRIAAIQAAGAAPFAHAFARGFDQLIPVHAETVASAIKIGAPASYQRAVAAIRSTNGVVASVTDAEIVAAKIAIDRAGVGCEPGSAASVAGVRQLRANGTIGANERVVAVLTGHILKDTGILQRIHEDGAGQFDGANPPVRVAATVGAIGEALDAMVRGG; translated from the coding sequence ATGACCAACGCAGTGTCCTGGCAGCGGTGTGATGATTGCGGACATGAAATCGGCGAGCTGGAACGCGCCGAACGATGTCCAGTGTGTCGCGGCCTCCTTGCCGTGGTGCATCGTGTCGAGATCGACGGGCTCCGGGCGCGGCTCGACGCCAATGGGTCGTCGTCGGGGGTGTGGCGCTTCGGTGAATTGATCATGCCGACTGGTGTGCAGGGTGCGGTGTCGCACCCGGAGGGGAACACGCCACTGCTCGAGCGCGGCGACATCTCCCGCTGGACCGGCGTGGAGCGCCTGCACCTCAAGCACGAGGGGCACAACCCGACCGGTTCATTCAAGGATCGCGGGATGACGGTCGGTGTCACGCAGGCGAAGCGGATCGGTGCGCGAATCGTCGGCTGTGCATCGACCGGCAACACGTCGGCGTCGATGGCATCGTACGCCGCACACGCCGGGCTCGCTGCACTGGTCCTGGTGCCGGACGGACAGGTGGCGCTCGGCAAGCTGACACAGGCGCTCGCGTACGGCGCGCGGACGCTGTTGATCGAGGGCGATTTCGACCGCTGCCTGGCGCTGATGCAGGAGGCGAGCGAATCGCTCGGCGTTTATCTCCTCAACTCGATCAATCCATACCGCCTCGAAGGGCAGAAGACGATCGTCTTCGAGCTGCTGCAGCAGCTCCGGTGGGATCCTCCCGACTGGATCGCACTGCCCGCCGGCAACCTTGGCAACACGTCGGCGTTCGGCAAGGCGATCGAGGAAGCGTTCGCGTGGGGGCTGATCGATCGCAAGCCACGGATCGCGGCGATCCAGGCGGCAGGGGCTGCGCCGTTCGCGCACGCGTTCGCCCGTGGCTTCGATCAACTGATCCCGGTGCACGCCGAGACGGTGGCGAGCGCCATCAAGATCGGGGCGCCGGCATCGTATCAGCGCGCGGTGGCAGCGATCCGGTCGACGAACGGTGTCGTTGCCAGCGTGACGGATGCGGAGATCGTCGCGGCGAAGATCGCGATCGATCGTGCCGGCGTGGGATGCGAACCGGGGAGCGCGGCGTCGGTTGCCGGCGTGCGGCAGCTGCGCGCCAACGGGACGATCGGCGCGAACGAGCGGGTTGTTGCGGTGCTCACCGGCCACATTCTCAAGGACACCGGCATCCTGCAGCGGATTCACGAAGACGGCGCCGGGCAGTTCGACGGTGCCAATCCGCCGGTTCGCGTTGCGGCGACGGTCGGCGCAATCGGCGAGGCGCTCGACGCGATGGTGCGCGGAGGGTAG
- a CDS encoding NAD(P)/FAD-dependent oxidoreductase — translation MSSDIIILGAGLSGLAAAARLGEAGMAVTIVEARDRIGGRAWPVRSEGVPIELGPEWLDHDGPVHQLLRKAGADVAQSPGEFVRREGAALVPIDWDREEAVSLRSKLRPPVAGDISLRAALDACCADDKFERERNDLLGYVQGFHAADPERLSLRWFLEVEANEPAGAASCRAPGGLGALIDAMRRSLAPDTDLRLESLALAVRWQRGDVDLDLSHHGRVETVSAPILLVTIPISLLAVPADLHGAVNFSPALTMKRHAFDTLQMGPVTKLLLQFDRPIWREVPELRDALFFQDYTQSIPTWWTPADEESPVITGWIGGPPSTHAAVRGADVLREDAMISLAHALGRPVNQVRERLRTWHYHDWISDPLSRGAYSWVAVDGLDAHGILAAPLDDTLFFAGEATCGEGSNATMDGAIQSGWRAAQEVLDSR, via the coding sequence ATGTCGAGCGATATCATCATTCTTGGTGCTGGTCTTTCCGGACTCGCGGCGGCGGCACGTCTCGGGGAGGCCGGCATGGCCGTGACGATTGTCGAAGCCCGTGACCGGATCGGAGGCCGTGCATGGCCGGTGCGGTCTGAGGGGGTGCCGATCGAACTCGGACCGGAATGGCTCGACCACGATGGACCGGTCCACCAGCTGCTGCGAAAGGCCGGCGCCGACGTGGCGCAGTCCCCGGGGGAGTTTGTCCGGCGCGAAGGAGCGGCGCTGGTCCCGATCGACTGGGATCGGGAGGAGGCTGTTTCCCTCCGATCGAAGCTCCGGCCGCCGGTCGCCGGTGACATCTCGCTTCGCGCGGCGCTCGATGCCTGTTGCGCCGATGACAAGTTCGAACGCGAGCGCAATGACCTCCTCGGTTACGTCCAGGGTTTTCACGCAGCCGATCCGGAACGACTGAGCCTCCGATGGTTTCTCGAAGTGGAAGCGAACGAACCCGCGGGCGCCGCGTCATGTCGGGCACCCGGCGGACTCGGTGCTCTCATTGATGCGATGCGCCGGTCGCTCGCGCCGGATACCGACCTGCGACTGGAGTCACTGGCGCTTGCCGTCCGGTGGCAGCGAGGGGATGTCGACCTCGACCTGTCGCACCACGGTCGCGTCGAGACGGTCAGCGCGCCGATCCTCCTCGTCACGATCCCGATTTCGCTCCTCGCGGTACCCGCAGACTTGCACGGCGCCGTCAACTTCTCGCCCGCACTCACCATGAAGCGCCATGCCTTCGACACGCTTCAGATGGGACCGGTGACGAAACTCCTCCTCCAGTTCGATCGCCCGATCTGGCGTGAGGTCCCCGAGCTGCGCGATGCGCTGTTCTTCCAGGATTACACCCAGTCGATTCCGACCTGGTGGACACCGGCGGACGAGGAGTCGCCGGTCATTACCGGCTGGATCGGCGGTCCGCCATCGACGCACGCAGCGGTGCGCGGTGCGGACGTTCTCCGTGAGGATGCCATGATCTCATTGGCGCACGCACTCGGCCGGCCGGTGAACCAGGTGCGAGAACGCCTCCGCACCTGGCACTACCACGACTGGATCAGTGACCCGCTCAGTCGCGGCGCATACAGCTGGGTGGCGGTGGACGGTCTGGATGCGCACGGGATTCTCGCCGCTCCGCTGGACGACACGCTCTTCTTCGCGGGCGAGGCGACATGTGGTGAAGGGTCGAACGCCACGATGGATGGAGCAATTCAATCGGGGTGGCGCGCCGCGCAGGAAGTACTCGACTCGCGCTGA
- a CDS encoding M1 family aminopeptidase, translated as MRNSWFLRAVLVLVVPISAWAQAPQSNQALMANDHYTRSHDYDLVHQRIAVSHFDWTALSFEGTVTTTLIARRPALDSIILDEGALLRNTTVTDRSGAALVTTRAGDTVVVKPRRPLPFGDTLVFTIAYHGTIKNGDGLTFITNDGQEHRPDQIWSQGEDHNNHDWFPTYDFPNDKMTWELSATVPIADLAVSNGRLVSNVVSGATRTMTWSQESPSATYLVSLVVAPLAVVHDRWNGVPVDYYTYHEDSTRAWQLFHVTPDMIDTYSRLTGIRYPWAKYAQTTVADFFGGMENVSATTLVDWLPAARDYVDRPWYQYILIPHELAHQWFGDYVTTENWANMWLNEGFAEFMPGQYWGSKLGAHAEEDYYADEYRQFEQTEHQRSMPLASLGSNNIYPKGALVLEMLKEYLGAERFWASIHTYLTEHALGNATSDDLRQAVLTATGENLDWFWSEWVYGAGMPHITVSASYDSSRATVALAIKQTQVDSFHVDSTGRIFNTPQAFEMPVDIRVAFAGGEVTQRVQIAGREQQVVIRGVRSAPTMVLFDDGNRMVKELSFDQPVSWLANELRLDPDLWDRQWAIGQLGLHREDAGAVAALTQAATGSDYYLTRVQAVGALADVPGPAAAAAIAEASHDTSAAVRVAAIRAAGSAGGESVATLARSAFTHDASDQVRAAAVATLVHVDPGHAHDALATALGTPSYRDAIDDAALQGVAQTNDTSLIAAVDALSGHEETPVHVLAVLGARGNTHALDLVTAHLNDKRTAVRRWTVSAFENTMPRVNKAVALQRLQGALPTLTYADTRAQVVALIATLQK; from the coding sequence ATGCGCAACTCGTGGTTCCTCCGGGCAGTATTGGTGCTGGTCGTTCCGATCAGCGCGTGGGCACAGGCGCCGCAATCAAACCAGGCGTTGATGGCCAACGACCATTACACGCGATCGCACGACTACGACCTGGTCCATCAGCGCATTGCAGTGTCGCATTTCGACTGGACCGCGTTGTCATTCGAGGGAACGGTGACCACGACGCTGATCGCAAGGCGCCCCGCGCTCGACTCGATCATCCTCGACGAGGGCGCGCTTCTCCGCAATACCACCGTCACCGATCGCAGCGGCGCCGCACTCGTGACCACGCGCGCCGGCGACACGGTCGTCGTGAAGCCGCGACGGCCGCTCCCATTCGGCGACACGCTGGTCTTCACCATCGCATATCACGGGACGATCAAGAACGGGGACGGGTTGACGTTCATCACGAACGATGGCCAGGAACATCGCCCCGACCAGATCTGGAGTCAGGGGGAGGACCACAACAACCATGACTGGTTCCCCACCTACGACTTTCCCAACGACAAGATGACGTGGGAGTTGAGCGCGACGGTGCCCATCGCGGACCTGGCCGTTTCCAATGGGCGGCTGGTCTCGAACGTGGTGTCGGGAGCGACCCGCACCATGACCTGGAGCCAGGAGTCACCGTCGGCGACGTACCTCGTGTCACTCGTCGTCGCACCGCTTGCCGTCGTGCACGACCGGTGGAACGGGGTACCGGTCGACTACTACACCTATCACGAGGACAGCACCCGCGCGTGGCAGCTCTTTCACGTCACGCCGGACATGATCGATACGTATTCGCGTCTCACCGGCATCCGGTACCCGTGGGCGAAGTATGCCCAGACGACCGTCGCCGACTTCTTTGGCGGGATGGAGAACGTCAGTGCCACGACGCTGGTCGACTGGCTCCCCGCTGCCCGCGATTACGTCGACCGGCCGTGGTACCAGTACATCCTCATTCCGCACGAACTCGCGCATCAGTGGTTCGGCGACTACGTCACCACCGAGAACTGGGCCAACATGTGGCTCAACGAGGGGTTCGCCGAGTTCATGCCGGGCCAATACTGGGGGAGCAAGCTTGGCGCACATGCCGAGGAGGATTACTACGCCGATGAATACCGGCAGTTCGAGCAGACCGAGCACCAGCGGTCGATGCCGCTGGCGTCACTCGGGTCGAACAACATCTATCCCAAGGGTGCACTGGTACTCGAGATGCTCAAGGAATATCTCGGCGCCGAGCGCTTCTGGGCATCGATCCACACCTACCTGACGGAGCACGCCCTCGGCAACGCGACGTCGGATGACCTGCGCCAGGCGGTCCTCACGGCAACCGGAGAGAATCTTGACTGGTTCTGGTCGGAGTGGGTCTACGGTGCGGGGATGCCGCACATCACCGTGAGTGCGTCGTACGATTCGTCGCGCGCGACCGTGGCCCTCGCCATCAAGCAGACGCAGGTCGATTCATTCCACGTCGACAGCACCGGCCGGATCTTCAACACGCCACAAGCGTTCGAGATGCCGGTCGACATCCGGGTCGCGTTCGCCGGCGGCGAAGTGACGCAGCGAGTGCAGATCGCGGGACGCGAGCAGCAGGTCGTCATCCGGGGCGTCCGAAGCGCGCCGACGATGGTCCTCTTCGATGACGGAAACCGGATGGTGAAGGAGCTGTCGTTCGATCAGCCGGTGTCGTGGCTCGCCAATGAGCTTCGGCTCGATCCCGATCTCTGGGATCGGCAATGGGCGATCGGGCAGCTTGGCCTGCATCGCGAGGACGCCGGTGCGGTCGCTGCGCTGACGCAGGCGGCCACCGGAAGTGACTATTACCTGACGCGAGTCCAGGCGGTCGGCGCGTTGGCGGATGTTCCCGGCCCCGCCGCCGCCGCTGCGATCGCGGAAGCATCACACGACACGTCTGCGGCGGTTCGCGTTGCGGCGATCCGGGCGGCGGGCAGCGCAGGCGGGGAGTCGGTCGCGACGCTGGCGCGGTCGGCGTTCACGCACGACGCCAGCGATCAGGTGCGGGCCGCCGCCGTCGCCACGCTGGTGCACGTCGATCCGGGCCATGCGCACGATGCGCTCGCCACGGCACTCGGCACGCCATCGTACCGCGACGCCATCGATGACGCGGCGTTGCAAGGGGTGGCACAGACCAACGACACCTCACTGATTGCCGCGGTGGACGCGCTCAGCGGCCATGAAGAGACGCCGGTGCATGTGCTCGCGGTGCTCGGCGCGCGAGGCAACACGCACGCGCTCGATCTCGTCACGGCGCACCTCAACGACAAGCGGACCGCCGTGCGCCGGTGGACGGTCAGCGCCTTCGAGAATACCATGCCGCGAGTCAACAAGGCGGTCGCATTGCAGCGATTGCAGGGAGCGCTCCCGACGCTGACGTACGCCGACACTCGCGCGCAAGTGGTCGCGCTGATCGCAACGCTGCAGAAGTAG
- a CDS encoding DNA-formamidopyrimidine glycosylase family protein has protein sequence MPELPDITVYLEQIDRVAGGEVLERFELYNPFVLRSVDPAPSELIGAQLESTARIGKQIVLGFEGDRYAVIHLMIAGRLRWRLPGKRIAGKLALAAWTFAGGTLYLTEAGTTRRAGIHLVRGAAALAAFDRGGLDALTLDAPAFIARLRSENHTLKRALTDPRLFSGIGNAYSDEILHRARLSPLLLTSRMTDQQAMTLHHATGATLVEWTDRLRRDAGDLFPEEVTAFRDGMAVHGRFKLPCPDCGTPVQRIRYASNETNYCPTCQTGGILLADRAMSRLLREDWPRTLGEES, from the coding sequence GTGCCAGAACTTCCCGACATCACGGTCTATCTCGAACAGATCGACCGCGTGGCCGGAGGCGAGGTACTGGAACGGTTCGAGCTGTACAACCCCTTCGTCCTTCGCTCGGTTGACCCGGCTCCGTCCGAGTTGATCGGCGCGCAGCTGGAATCGACCGCGCGGATCGGCAAGCAGATCGTCCTCGGCTTCGAGGGCGACCGGTACGCAGTGATTCACCTGATGATCGCGGGCCGCCTGCGATGGAGACTGCCCGGAAAGCGGATCGCGGGGAAGCTGGCGCTCGCCGCGTGGACCTTTGCCGGTGGCACCCTCTACCTCACCGAAGCGGGGACGACCCGGCGCGCCGGGATTCATCTGGTGCGCGGCGCGGCAGCCCTTGCGGCGTTCGACCGCGGCGGACTCGATGCGCTGACGCTCGACGCGCCGGCGTTCATCGCGCGATTGCGCTCGGAAAACCACACCCTCAAGCGCGCCCTCACCGATCCACGACTCTTCAGCGGAATCGGGAACGCCTATTCCGATGAAATCCTGCACCGGGCCAGACTGTCACCGCTGCTGCTGACCTCGCGGATGACGGACCAGCAGGCGATGACGTTGCACCACGCGACCGGCGCGACGCTGGTCGAATGGACCGATCGCCTTCGCCGCGACGCTGGCGACCTCTTTCCGGAGGAGGTCACCGCCTTTCGGGACGGAATGGCAGTCCACGGGCGATTCAAGCTTCCCTGCCCCGATTGCGGCACGCCGGTGCAACGGATCCGGTATGCGTCCAACGAGACGAATTACTGCCCCACGTGCCAGACCGGCGGAATCCTCCTCGCCGATCGCGCCATGTCACGGCTCCTCCGCGAAGACTGGCCGCGAACCCTCGGCGAGGAGAGCTGA